A stretch of Cyanobacterium sp. HL-69 DNA encodes these proteins:
- a CDS encoding 1,4-dihydroxy-2-naphthoyl-CoA hydrolase: MTFAYDRKIHFADTDSAGVVYFARLLSICHEAYEHYLENLGVDLRSFFQNPTMAIPVVHGEIDFFSPLFCGDIIQVYLKPISLNPKAFEIEYTIEKEDEKVATAKTRHVCINPQTRKTQPLPLYLGLDDSEK; this comes from the coding sequence ATGACATTTGCCTATGACAGAAAAATTCACTTTGCTGATACCGACAGCGCAGGAGTGGTTTATTTTGCTAGACTTCTTTCTATTTGCCATGAAGCCTATGAACATTATTTAGAAAATTTGGGGGTAGATTTACGCAGTTTTTTTCAAAATCCCACCATGGCTATTCCCGTTGTCCATGGGGAAATTGATTTTTTTAGCCCTCTTTTTTGTGGGGATATTATTCAAGTATATTTAAAGCCCATTTCCCTTAACCCAAAGGCTTTTGAAATTGAATATACCATCGAGAAAGAAGATGAAAAAGTGGCCACTGCCAAAACTCGCCATGTCTGTATCAACCCCCAAACCAGAAAAACTCAACCTCTACCCTTGTATTTAGGGTTGGATGATTCAGAAAAATGA